From a single Mesorhizobium shangrilense genomic region:
- a CDS encoding Ku protein codes for MAPRPAWKGYLKLSLVTCAVELTNVVTHTEKVSFRVLNRKTGNTVKRIYVDSETGKPLDDGDEIKGYEDDGDFIHIEEDEIEAVQIESSHTMALDGFVDKASIQQIYLDTPYYVAPADKVSEEAFAVIRDAMAGKKMAGLARIVLYSRERPVVIEPLGKGMVLTTLRYDNTVRQPDTVFGDIKAVKTDQEMTDLAELIIDKKKATFDPSKFDDKYEDALLELIRAKKAGRKAPKAKAAPKPSNVVNLFDALKKSLSADAGSAKAASSKTKPAAKRAKPKAGASNRKSA; via the coding sequence ATGGCGCCGCGTCCTGCCTGGAAGGGCTATCTGAAGCTTTCGCTGGTCACTTGTGCGGTCGAGCTGACCAATGTCGTCACCCACACCGAGAAGGTCTCGTTCCGGGTGCTGAACCGCAAGACCGGCAACACGGTGAAACGCATCTATGTCGACTCCGAGACCGGCAAGCCGCTCGACGACGGCGACGAGATCAAGGGCTATGAGGACGACGGCGATTTCATCCATATCGAGGAGGACGAGATCGAGGCCGTCCAGATCGAATCCTCGCACACGATGGCGCTCGACGGCTTTGTCGACAAAGCCTCGATCCAGCAGATCTATCTCGACACGCCCTATTATGTTGCGCCGGCCGACAAGGTGTCGGAGGAGGCGTTTGCCGTGATCCGCGACGCAATGGCGGGCAAGAAGATGGCGGGGCTGGCGCGCATCGTGCTCTACAGCCGCGAACGCCCGGTGGTAATCGAGCCGCTGGGCAAGGGCATGGTGCTGACGACGCTGCGCTACGACAACACGGTGCGGCAGCCTGACACCGTGTTCGGCGATATCAAGGCGGTGAAGACCGACCAGGAGATGACCGATCTCGCCGAACTCATCATCGACAAAAAGAAGGCGACGTTCGATCCTTCCAAGTTCGACGACAAATACGAAGACGCCCTGCTCGAACTGATCCGCGCCAAGAAAGCGGGACGCAAGGCGCCCAAGGCCAAGGCAGCGCCCAAGCCCTCCAACGTCGTCAATCTGTTCGATGCGCTGAAGAAGAGCCTTTCGGCGGATGCAGGCTCCGCGAAGGCTGCATCGTCGAAAACCAAACCGGCGGCCAAACGCGCCAAGCCGAAAGCCGGCGCGTCGAACCGCAAATCGGCCTGA
- the ligD gene encoding DNA ligase D, giving the protein MASLDQYHSKRDFKKTSEPAGKVARGKNAKAGGIFVIHKHAATRLHYDLRLEHGGVLWSWAVTRGPSLDPHEKRLAVHVEDHPIDYAPFEGIIPKGEYGGGSVIVWDEGTWVPEMDPAKAMKKGHISFELHGHKLHGLWHLVRLKPRAGEKRENWLLIKSDDAAARPGEDILKEAPESVKSGLTIEEVGEGKTAGGQKPKVWHSNKSAAGKEKTAGRKLEFIEPQLATLERDAPPGKDWLHEVKFDGYRMQAQIAGTDVRLLTRTGLDWTEKFGGEIVAELAALTCSDAIIDGEIVVLADSGVSSFSLLQQDLSANRTNRFIYYVFDLMRLDGRDLRGEPLVERKQALQELLGKQAENPAIRFSDHFAEPGKVMLEHACRMGLEGVVSKRADAPYRSGRGRSWVKSKCTARQEFVIGGYLPSEKTGRGLRSLLVGYHEDGKLHYAGRVGTGFSTKGAADLKTRLDALKAESSPFDAAVPKGKGLVWVKPELVGEVEFRSWTSDRIIRHASFQGLREDKPAEEVVQEKPKAATGKGPAKTRSAPSAAKPAGAMTTTVKLSHPDKLLWPEENISKQGLLDHYALVWPRMEQFVVNRPLSLVRAPEGVGGPRFFQKHASAGMNDKIARMKDPTDGEEILFIRDFDGVAALVQYGVVEIHIWGCTVDELEKPDQIIFDLDPDEGVDVKAVREAALDIRGKLDELSLPNFVKTSGGKGYHVLVPLKPSADWDQVKTFAHDFAKALEQGAPDRYTATLSKKARTGKIFVDYLRNGRGSTTVAPYSSRAKKGATVSMPVTWAEIEAGLAPNAFPMGDKTTLKRLAEADPWADFFKQGKVLKRG; this is encoded by the coding sequence ATGGCCAGCCTCGATCAGTATCATTCCAAGCGCGATTTCAAGAAGACGTCCGAGCCGGCAGGCAAGGTCGCGCGCGGCAAGAACGCCAAGGCGGGCGGCATCTTCGTCATCCACAAGCACGCGGCGACCCGGCTGCACTACGACCTTCGCCTCGAACACGGCGGCGTGCTGTGGAGCTGGGCGGTGACGCGCGGCCCGAGCCTCGATCCGCATGAGAAGCGGCTGGCCGTGCATGTCGAGGACCATCCGATCGACTACGCGCCGTTCGAGGGCATCATTCCCAAGGGCGAATATGGCGGCGGCTCGGTCATTGTCTGGGATGAAGGAACCTGGGTTCCCGAAATGGATCCGGCCAAGGCGATGAAGAAGGGCCATATCAGCTTCGAGCTGCACGGCCACAAGCTGCATGGTCTGTGGCACCTGGTGCGGCTGAAGCCCCGCGCCGGCGAGAAACGTGAAAACTGGCTGCTGATCAAGTCGGATGATGCCGCCGCACGTCCCGGCGAGGACATTCTCAAGGAAGCGCCGGAATCGGTGAAATCCGGCCTGACGATCGAGGAGGTCGGCGAGGGCAAGACCGCCGGAGGCCAGAAGCCGAAGGTCTGGCATTCCAACAAGTCGGCCGCCGGGAAGGAAAAAACCGCAGGCCGCAAACTCGAATTCATCGAGCCGCAGCTGGCGACGCTGGAGCGGGACGCACCGCCGGGCAAGGACTGGCTGCACGAAGTGAAGTTTGACGGCTATCGCATGCAGGCGCAAATCGCCGGCACGGATGTGCGGCTGCTGACTCGCACCGGTCTCGACTGGACGGAGAAATTCGGCGGCGAGATCGTCGCGGAACTCGCGGCGTTGACATGCAGCGATGCGATCATCGATGGCGAGATCGTCGTACTGGCCGACAGCGGTGTGTCCTCGTTCTCGCTGCTGCAGCAGGACCTGTCCGCCAATCGAACCAACCGCTTCATCTATTATGTCTTCGACCTGATGCGGCTCGACGGCCGGGATTTGCGTGGCGAGCCGCTGGTCGAGCGCAAGCAGGCCTTGCAGGAACTGCTCGGCAAGCAAGCCGAAAATCCCGCGATCCGTTTCAGCGACCATTTCGCCGAACCCGGCAAGGTCATGCTGGAGCATGCCTGCCGCATGGGGCTGGAAGGTGTCGTCTCCAAGCGCGCCGATGCGCCCTATCGCAGCGGGCGCGGCCGGTCATGGGTGAAGTCGAAATGCACGGCGCGGCAGGAATTCGTCATCGGCGGCTATCTGCCGTCGGAAAAGACAGGACGTGGGCTGCGCTCGCTGCTGGTCGGCTATCACGAAGACGGCAAGCTGCATTATGCCGGTCGCGTCGGCACCGGGTTCTCCACCAAAGGCGCTGCTGATCTGAAGACAAGACTCGACGCGCTGAAGGCAGAGTCATCGCCCTTCGATGCCGCCGTGCCGAAAGGCAAGGGCCTGGTCTGGGTCAAGCCTGAGCTTGTCGGCGAAGTGGAGTTTCGCAGCTGGACGTCCGACCGTATAATACGCCATGCCTCGTTCCAGGGGTTGCGCGAGGACAAGCCGGCGGAGGAAGTCGTGCAGGAAAAACCAAAGGCAGCGACAGGCAAAGGGCCGGCCAAGACAAGGTCGGCGCCAAGTGCGGCCAAACCCGCCGGAGCGATGACCACCACGGTAAAGCTTTCCCATCCCGACAAGCTGCTGTGGCCCGAGGAAAACATCTCCAAGCAGGGACTGCTCGACCATTACGCGCTTGTGTGGCCGCGCATGGAACAGTTCGTCGTGAACCGGCCGCTCAGCCTTGTGCGGGCGCCAGAAGGCGTCGGCGGCCCGCGTTTCTTCCAAAAGCACGCCTCGGCCGGCATGAACGACAAGATCGCCCGGATGAAAGACCCGACGGATGGCGAGGAGATCCTGTTCATCCGCGATTTCGATGGCGTCGCCGCGCTTGTGCAGTACGGCGTGGTCGAGATCCATATCTGGGGCTGCACCGTCGACGAGTTGGAGAAGCCCGACCAGATCATCTTCGATCTCGACCCCGATGAAGGCGTGGACGTGAAGGCAGTGCGCGAGGCGGCGCTCGATATCAGGGGCAAGCTTGACGAGCTGTCGCTGCCAAACTTCGTCAAGACTTCGGGCGGCAAGGGCTACCATGTCCTGGTGCCGCTGAAACCTTCGGCGGATTGGGATCAGGTTAAAACCTTCGCCCATGATTTTGCCAAGGCATTGGAGCAAGGCGCGCCAGACCGCTACACAGCGACGCTGTCGAAGAAGGCGCGCACGGGAAAGATCTTCGTCGACTATCTGCGCAATGGAAGGGGCTCGACGACGGTCGCGCCCTATTCGTCGCGGGCCAAGAAGGGCGCCACCGTGTCGATGCCGGTGACCTGGGCGGAGATCGAGGCCGGGCTGGCGCCGAACGCGTTCCCGATGGGCGACAAGACGACGTTGAAGCGGCTGGCGGAAGCCGATCCGTGGGCGGATTTCTTCAAGCAGGGGAAGGTGCTGAAGCGGGGGTAG
- a CDS encoding ArsR/SmtB family transcription factor, with amino-acid sequence MREGPDIARIASLVGDPARANMLTALMGGTALTASELALEAGVSLPTASSHLSKLMEGGLLTLASQGRHRYYGLAGPQVAGMIESIIGVAASVGPQRVRPGPRDTAMRVARVCYDHLAGEQAVAMLDRLVAKNVLVRDDNEISLAPSAASHFAAIGIDVYTKPRRPVCRACLDWSVRRSHLAGTLGAAILDKILAEKWARREKDSRAVIFSPPGKQAFERVFLA; translated from the coding sequence ATGCGTGAGGGACCCGACATTGCCCGCATCGCCAGCCTGGTCGGTGACCCCGCCCGGGCAAACATGCTGACCGCGCTGATGGGCGGCACGGCGCTGACCGCAAGCGAACTGGCGCTCGAAGCCGGCGTGTCGCTCCCGACAGCCAGTTCGCATTTGTCAAAACTGATGGAGGGCGGCTTGCTGACGTTGGCCAGCCAGGGGCGGCATCGCTACTACGGCCTCGCCGGCCCGCAAGTGGCCGGCATGATCGAGTCCATCATCGGGGTTGCCGCGTCGGTCGGCCCGCAGCGTGTGCGGCCAGGCCCGCGCGACACGGCCATGCGCGTGGCCCGCGTCTGCTACGACCATCTCGCCGGCGAGCAGGCCGTGGCAATGCTCGACCGCCTTGTCGCCAAAAACGTGCTGGTCCGAGACGACAACGAGATCAGCCTGGCGCCGTCGGCCGCATCGCATTTCGCCGCCATCGGCATCGATGTCTACACCAAGCCGCGGCGGCCTGTCTGCCGCGCCTGCCTCGACTGGAGCGTGCGGCGCTCGCACCTCGCCGGCACGCTGGGCGCCGCCATCCTCGACAAGATCCTCGCCGAAAAATGGGCCCGCCGTGAGAAGGATAGCCGCGCGGTGATCTTCTCGCCGCCGGGCAAGCAGGCGTTTGAGAGGGTGTTTCTGGCTTGA
- a CDS encoding DUF1127 domain-containing protein — protein sequence MTPASTSAPFESRRSLPFVTWFRSRLLARWYDRHLQRRDLAEIDDHLLRDLGLTPQDVRRECAKSFWRT from the coding sequence ATGACGCCCGCTTCCACCTCCGCACCGTTCGAAAGCCGCCGATCGCTCCCGTTCGTCACCTGGTTCCGCTCGCGGCTGCTGGCCCGGTGGTATGACCGCCACCTGCAGCGTCGCGACCTCGCCGAGATCGACGACCACCTGCTGCGCGACCTTGGCCTGACGCCGCAGGACGTGCGTCGCGAATGCGCGAAGTCCTTCTGGCGGACATGA
- a CDS encoding NIPSNAP family protein: MTITCFIRYEIDPFGKTAFEEYARNWGQAIPRCGADLIGYFAPHEGSATTAYAAYNIESLAAYEAYRARLAADPAGKANYEFARRERFILKEDRMFLKLASGPHAPLVKV; encoded by the coding sequence ATGACCATCACCTGCTTCATCCGCTACGAGATCGACCCGTTCGGCAAAACGGCGTTCGAGGAATATGCCCGCAACTGGGGCCAGGCCATTCCGCGCTGCGGCGCCGACCTGATCGGCTATTTCGCGCCGCATGAGGGCTCGGCCACGACAGCCTATGCCGCCTATAACATCGAAAGCCTGGCCGCCTACGAAGCCTATCGCGCACGGCTTGCCGCCGATCCCGCCGGCAAGGCAAACTACGAGTTCGCCCGCCGCGAAAGATTCATCCTCAAGGAGGATCGCATGTTCCTGAAACTGGCGTCCGGACCACACGCGCCTCTGGTGAAAGTATGA
- a CDS encoding antibiotic biosynthesis monooxygenase family protein: MIAVIFEVEPAAGKRDAYLGIAANLRPLLDGIDGFISIERFQSLVDPNRILSLSFWRDEEAVKAWRNTEEHRQAQQAGRGGIFAGYRLRIAHVVRDYGLTERAEAPADSRAVNG, from the coding sequence ATGATCGCCGTCATCTTCGAGGTCGAGCCGGCGGCGGGCAAACGCGATGCCTATCTGGGCATCGCCGCAAACCTTCGTCCGCTGCTCGACGGCATCGACGGTTTCATTTCGATCGAGCGCTTCCAGAGTCTGGTCGACCCGAACCGCATCCTGTCGCTGTCGTTCTGGCGCGACGAGGAGGCGGTGAAGGCGTGGCGCAACACCGAGGAGCACCGGCAGGCGCAGCAGGCCGGGCGCGGCGGTATCTTTGCCGGCTATCGGCTGCGGATCGCGCACGTGGTGCGCGACTATGGGCTGACGGAAAGAGCCGAGGCGCCCGCGGATAGCCGGGCGGTGAATGGGTGA
- the mbfA gene encoding iron exporter MbfA, whose product MLSRVFGFGRRPFESLSEQEILALAISSEEDDGRIYRAYADGLLERFPQSAKVFEEMAEEEDSHRDALIELFRKRFGERIPLIRREHVKGYFERKPDWLVRPLGIEHVRSQAEAMERRAYLFYVEAAKRTTDASTRKLLDDLAVAEQGHETLAQRLEQKHVPGEVKDEEAAAEQRQFILTYVQPGLAGLMDGSVSTLAPIFAAAFATHDTWQTFLVGLAASIGAGISMGFTEVASDDGKLSGRGSPIKRGITTGVMTSAGGLGHALPYLIPHFWTATAVAAVVVFFELWAIAFVQNRYMQTPFLRAAFQVVLGGALVFAAGVLIGNA is encoded by the coding sequence ATGCTTTCCCGTGTTTTCGGCTTCGGCCGCCGCCCCTTCGAATCGCTCTCGGAACAGGAGATCCTGGCGCTTGCCATCTCATCCGAGGAGGATGACGGGCGCATCTACCGCGCTTACGCCGACGGGTTGTTGGAGCGTTTTCCGCAATCGGCAAAAGTGTTCGAGGAGATGGCCGAGGAGGAGGATAGCCATCGCGACGCGCTGATCGAACTCTTCCGCAAGCGTTTCGGCGAGCGCATCCCGCTGATCCGACGCGAGCATGTGAAGGGCTATTTCGAGCGCAAGCCCGACTGGCTGGTGAGGCCGCTTGGCATCGAGCATGTGCGCAGCCAGGCCGAGGCGATGGAGCGGCGCGCCTATCTTTTCTACGTCGAGGCGGCAAAGCGCACCACCGACGCTTCGACGCGAAAGCTGCTCGACGATCTCGCGGTGGCCGAACAGGGTCACGAAACACTGGCGCAGCGCCTGGAACAAAAGCACGTGCCGGGCGAGGTGAAGGACGAAGAAGCAGCGGCCGAGCAGCGCCAGTTCATCCTGACCTATGTGCAACCAGGATTGGCCGGACTGATGGATGGATCGGTGTCGACACTGGCGCCGATCTTCGCCGCCGCCTTCGCCACGCATGACACCTGGCAGACCTTCCTGGTCGGGCTCGCCGCCTCGATCGGCGCCGGTATCTCGATGGGCTTCACCGAAGTCGCTTCCGACGACGGCAAGCTTTCTGGCCGGGGCTCGCCGATAAAGCGCGGCATCACCACTGGCGTCATGACGTCGGCGGGCGGCCTTGGTCACGCGCTGCCCTATCTCATCCCGCACTTCTGGACGGCGACCGCCGTGGCCGCGGTGGTCGTGTTCTTCGAATTGTGGGCCATAGCCTTCGTCCAGAACCGCTACATGCAGACACCGTTCCTGCGCGCTGCCTTCCAGGTGGTGCTGGGCGGCGCCCTGGTGTTCGCGGCCGGCGTGCTGATCGGGAATGCGTGA
- a CDS encoding threonine/serine dehydratase produces MTTLPGIADIRHAAARLSGLIVETPLIESPELNKRFGARILFKPETLQRTGSFKFRGAYNKLSSLSEEERSHGVVAFSSGNHAQGVAASAAMFGVKAVIAMPADAPAMKIGNVRKMGAEVVPFDRFRDDRMTVVRPYMEQGMVLVPPFDDPAIIAGQGTIGLELTAQAKALGVSLDAVVVPCGGGGLISGISVAVKDASPGTAVWAVEPEHFDDTRRSLAKGARVSNEPGHTSICDAILTAEPGAITFEINRRNLAGAIAVSDTATEQAVRDAMAYLKLVVEPGGCVGLAALSSGEIELSGKCIVVVLSGGNVDYSTYARIMAAA; encoded by the coding sequence ATGACCACGCTTCCCGGCATCGCCGACATCCGCCACGCCGCAGCCCGGCTTTCCGGGCTGATCGTCGAGACACCGCTGATCGAGTCGCCGGAGCTGAACAAGCGTTTCGGTGCCCGTATCCTGTTCAAGCCGGAGACGCTGCAGCGCACCGGCTCGTTCAAGTTTCGCGGCGCCTACAACAAGCTGTCGTCGCTGAGCGAAGAGGAGCGCAGCCATGGCGTCGTCGCCTTCTCGTCGGGCAACCATGCGCAGGGCGTGGCCGCCTCGGCGGCAATGTTCGGCGTCAAGGCCGTCATCGCCATGCCGGCCGACGCGCCGGCGATGAAGATCGGCAATGTCCGCAAGATGGGCGCGGAGGTGGTGCCGTTCGACCGTTTTCGCGATGACCGCATGACCGTCGTTCGCCCCTACATGGAACAGGGCATGGTCCTGGTGCCACCCTTCGACGACCCGGCCATCATCGCCGGCCAGGGCACGATCGGCCTCGAGCTGACGGCACAGGCAAAGGCGCTCGGGGTGAGCCTCGACGCGGTGGTGGTCCCATGCGGCGGCGGCGGTCTGATCAGCGGCATTTCCGTCGCTGTCAAGGACGCTTCGCCTGGCACGGCCGTCTGGGCAGTCGAGCCCGAGCATTTCGACGACACCCGCCGATCGCTGGCCAAGGGTGCGCGAGTTTCGAACGAACCGGGTCACACATCGATCTGCGACGCGATCCTGACTGCCGAGCCGGGCGCGATCACCTTCGAGATCAACCGCAGGAACCTCGCCGGCGCCATTGCCGTCTCCGACACAGCGACCGAACAGGCAGTGCGCGACGCCATGGCCTATCTCAAGCTGGTGGTCGAGCCCGGTGGGTGCGTGGGGCTGGCAGCACTTTCGTCCGGCGAGATCGAGCTGTCAGGCAAATGCATCGTGGTGGTGCTGTCCGGCGGCAATGTCGACTACAGCACCTATGCGCGGATCATGGCCGCAGCCTAG
- a CDS encoding ABC transporter permease yields the protein MNAIFSFARLGALLMKEFIQMRRDRITFAMMLGVPLMQLVLFGFAINSDPKSLPAALVAMSNDQYTRAMVSALQVTGYYRFDYVAHSAEEAEELMAKGAVSFVVTIPADFARRVERGDNPQILIEADATDPSAASGAVSTLSTVASQALLRAQGMQETAAENARGQLQVVVHQRYNPEGISQYNIVPGLLGVILQMTMVMMTAMALTRETERGTMENLLAMPASPAEIMLGKVLPFLVVGAVQVAVVLVAAKLLFAIPFVGSLTLLLSAVLVFVLSLVLLGYTISTMARTQMQAMQLTFFFFLPSLLLSGFMFPYRGMPGWAQVLGEIFPLTHFLRITRAVMLKGADFNAIGGEIAWLVLFVAVFAGTALLRFRRTLD from the coding sequence ATGAACGCCATATTCTCCTTCGCCAGGCTTGGTGCGCTGCTGATGAAGGAATTCATCCAGATGCGGCGCGACCGCATCACCTTCGCCATGATGCTGGGCGTTCCGCTGATGCAGCTGGTGCTGTTCGGCTTTGCCATCAACAGCGACCCAAAGAGCCTGCCGGCGGCACTCGTGGCCATGAGCAACGACCAGTACACGCGCGCCATGGTCTCCGCCCTGCAGGTGACCGGCTACTACCGGTTCGACTATGTCGCTCACAGCGCCGAGGAGGCCGAAGAGCTGATGGCCAAGGGCGCGGTCTCCTTCGTCGTCACCATTCCGGCCGATTTCGCCAGACGGGTCGAGCGCGGCGACAACCCGCAGATCCTGATCGAGGCCGACGCCACCGATCCGTCGGCGGCGAGCGGTGCCGTCTCGACGCTGAGCACCGTCGCCAGCCAGGCATTGCTGCGCGCACAAGGCATGCAGGAAACGGCCGCTGAAAACGCCAGGGGGCAGCTGCAGGTGGTGGTTCACCAGCGCTACAATCCGGAAGGCATCTCGCAATACAACATCGTGCCCGGCCTGCTCGGCGTCATCCTGCAGATGACCATGGTGATGATGACGGCCATGGCGCTGACGCGCGAGACCGAGCGCGGCACGATGGAGAACCTCCTGGCGATGCCGGCAAGCCCGGCCGAGATCATGCTGGGCAAGGTGCTGCCGTTCCTCGTCGTCGGTGCTGTTCAGGTGGCGGTGGTGCTGGTGGCGGCGAAGCTGCTGTTCGCCATCCCCTTCGTCGGCTCGCTGACGCTTCTCCTGTCGGCGGTGCTGGTCTTCGTGCTGTCGCTGGTGCTGCTCGGCTATACGATCTCGACCATGGCGCGCACGCAGATGCAGGCGATGCAGCTGACCTTCTTCTTCTTCCTGCCGTCGCTGCTCCTGTCCGGCTTCATGTTCCCCTATCGCGGCATGCCGGGCTGGGCGCAGGTTCTCGGCGAGATCTTCCCGCTCACGCACTTCCTGCGCATCACCCGCGCGGTCATGCTGAAGGGCGCCGACTTCAATGCGATCGGCGGCGAGATCGCCTGGCTGGTGCTGTTCGTGGCGGTGTTCGCCGGTACCGCACTGCTGCGCTTCCGCCGGACGCTGGATTAG
- a CDS encoding ABC transporter ATP-binding protein — protein MNAIDVHGLVKRFGDKTVVDHVTMSVAEGEIVGFLGPNGSGKTTTIRIMCGLLTPDEGEGTVLGFNIRTDSLKIKLEVGYMTQKFSFYEDLTIGENLEFVARLYRLKPVGDYVDRTLEELGLTSRRNQLAGTLSGGWKQRLALAACIMHKPRLLLLDEPTAGVDPKARREFWDEIHRLARGGLTVLVSTHYMDEAERCHRISYISYGKMLASGTVDEVVKNAGLTTYVVQGPRLDLVSAALEGRAGVDQVAPFGATLHVVGSDKAALEAALADVEKEHEGVTVTPGETSLEDVFIQFMAGSKDNMAKDSPG, from the coding sequence ATGAACGCCATCGACGTCCACGGCCTGGTCAAGCGCTTCGGCGACAAGACCGTCGTCGACCACGTGACGATGTCGGTGGCCGAGGGCGAGATCGTCGGCTTTCTTGGCCCGAACGGCTCGGGAAAGACCACCACCATCCGCATCATGTGCGGTCTGCTGACGCCCGACGAGGGCGAAGGCACGGTGCTCGGTTTCAACATCCGCACCGACAGCCTGAAGATCAAGCTCGAAGTCGGCTACATGACACAGAAATTCTCGTTCTACGAGGACCTGACGATTGGCGAGAACCTCGAATTCGTGGCGCGGCTCTACCGGTTGAAGCCCGTTGGCGACTATGTCGACAGGACGTTGGAGGAGCTTGGCCTGACCTCGCGCCGCAACCAGCTGGCCGGAACGCTCTCCGGCGGTTGGAAACAGCGGCTGGCACTGGCTGCCTGCATCATGCACAAGCCCAGGCTGCTGCTGCTCGACGAGCCGACGGCGGGCGTCGACCCCAAGGCCAGGCGTGAATTCTGGGACGAGATCCATCGGCTCGCCCGTGGCGGGCTGACGGTCCTGGTCTCCACCCACTACATGGACGAGGCCGAGCGCTGCCACCGGATCAGCTATATTTCCTACGGCAAGATGCTGGCCAGCGGCACCGTGGACGAGGTGGTGAAGAATGCCGGGCTGACAACCTATGTCGTGCAGGGGCCGCGTCTCGATCTGGTCTCGGCGGCATTGGAAGGCCGCGCCGGCGTCGACCAGGTGGCGCCGTTCGGCGCGACGCTGCATGTCGTCGGCTCCGACAAGGCCGCACTTGAAGCAGCTCTCGCCGATGTCGAGAAAGAGCACGAGGGTGTCACCGTGACGCCGGGCGAAACCAGCCTGGAGGATGTCTTCATCCAGTTCATGGCCGGCTCCAAGGACAATATGGCCAAGGATAGTCCGGGATGA
- a CDS encoding HlyD family secretion protein, with the protein MSFLCSLPLAAQLFSACSQAPLAVGYVEGDYVLLAPIEVAQVETVSVKRGDRVMPGTPVVTLEDADARIAVAQAQAALAQAQAQLADLQVGKRPEEIAALKAALDMAKAQAADAKRKYDRASDLFKRGAGTQADYDTAAATLETADAQVGQAEANLAVGGLPARPATIKAADNQVKQAQSALDQAQWRLSKRSLAAPSPGRVNDVIRNPGDTAGPTAPVISMLPDGAVKLSVYIPESAFSSVKIGTMLSVRCDGCEAGLKARVSYVSPDPEFTPPVIYSLENRQKLVYLVEARPEGDKGVLQPGQIVDVDLADLGK; encoded by the coding sequence ATGAGCTTCCTCTGTTCTCTCCCGCTCGCCGCCCAGCTTTTCAGTGCCTGTTCGCAGGCGCCGCTCGCTGTCGGCTATGTCGAGGGCGATTACGTGCTGCTGGCGCCGATCGAGGTAGCGCAAGTCGAAACGGTGTCGGTGAAGCGCGGCGATCGCGTCATGCCGGGCACGCCGGTGGTGACACTGGAGGATGCCGACGCCAGGATCGCGGTGGCGCAGGCCCAGGCGGCCCTTGCACAGGCCCAGGCGCAACTCGCCGACCTGCAGGTGGGCAAGCGGCCTGAAGAGATCGCCGCGCTCAAGGCCGCCCTCGACATGGCCAAGGCGCAAGCCGCCGACGCCAAGCGCAAATATGACCGCGCCAGCGACCTGTTCAAGCGTGGCGCCGGAACGCAGGCCGACTATGATACGGCCGCCGCCACGCTGGAGACGGCCGACGCGCAGGTCGGCCAGGCCGAGGCCAATCTGGCCGTCGGTGGCTTGCCGGCGCGTCCCGCGACGATCAAGGCCGCCGACAACCAGGTCAAGCAGGCCCAGTCGGCGCTGGACCAGGCGCAGTGGCGGCTGTCGAAGCGCTCGCTCGCCGCACCGTCCCCCGGTCGCGTCAATGATGTCATCCGCAACCCCGGCGACACGGCGGGGCCGACCGCGCCGGTGATCTCCATGCTGCCGGACGGCGCCGTGAAGCTCAGCGTCTACATACCCGAAAGCGCGTTCTCGTCGGTGAAGATAGGCACGATGCTCAGCGTCCGGTGCGATGGCTGCGAGGCCGGGCTCAAGGCGCGCGTCAGCTATGTCTCGCCAGACCCGGAGTTCACGCCGCCGGTCATCTACTCGCTCGAGAACCGGCAGAAGCTGGTCTATCTGGTCGAGGCGCGGCCGGAGGGCGACAAGGGTGTGCTGCAGCCTGGGCAGATCGTCGATGTCGATCTCGCGGATCTCGGAAAATGA
- a CDS encoding CerR family C-terminal domain-containing protein, with amino-acid sequence MNKTEGAGVPLRETTQPPAEPTRAALVQAALRLFGQQGFDGTSTRELAAEAKANIGSIAYHFGGKEGLRIATADYIVETMQKIAGQAIGDLPPLAAGISSREAAQAQLFMALEHMVGFVVVSPQAGAIVQFVLRELSHPTAALDRIYQGVFEPTHRRLCLIWEQATGEPAESETTRLTVFTLIGQVIYFRIGREAVMRRMGWQAIGGAEASKIAAVVTGNLGAILAARKGYEP; translated from the coding sequence ATGAACAAGACAGAAGGCGCTGGGGTTCCATTGCGGGAAACGACGCAACCTCCCGCCGAACCAACGCGCGCGGCCCTTGTCCAGGCCGCGCTCCGGCTTTTCGGCCAGCAGGGCTTTGACGGCACCTCGACACGCGAGCTCGCGGCCGAAGCCAAGGCCAATATCGGGTCGATAGCCTATCATTTCGGCGGCAAGGAAGGGCTTCGCATCGCCACCGCCGACTACATTGTCGAAACGATGCAGAAGATCGCCGGGCAGGCAATCGGCGATCTGCCACCACTGGCGGCGGGAATATCCAGTCGCGAGGCGGCCCAGGCGCAGCTGTTCATGGCCCTGGAGCACATGGTGGGTTTCGTCGTGGTAAGCCCGCAGGCAGGCGCGATCGTGCAGTTCGTGCTGCGTGAGCTCTCGCACCCGACCGCGGCGCTCGATCGCATCTATCAGGGCGTGTTCGAGCCGACGCACCGGCGGCTCTGTCTGATCTGGGAACAGGCGACCGGCGAGCCGGCCGAGAGCGAGACGACCCGGCTCACCGTGTTCACGCTCATCGGTCAGGTCATCTATTTCCGCATTGGCCGCGAGGCCGTGATGCGCCGCATGGGCTGGCAGGCAATCGGCGGCGCCGAGGCAAGCAAGATCGCGGCGGTGGTGACGGGCAATCTCGGCGCCATACTGGCCGCCAGGAAGGGATATGAACCATGA